In Halarcobacter bivalviorum, a genomic segment contains:
- a CDS encoding glutathionylspermidine synthase family protein has product MKLQKLQPLTTDYLESIGFVWHTDTDNSSYIADEIVEITEEEAGAYYEACNELYDMFCEAGEYVIENNLFHELNIPFNLVEVIKESWENDVHWHLYSRFDLAGGIDGKPIKLIEFNADTPTSLFETAIIQWALLKANNLDEASQFNNLYDALRDNFKRIITLDNDVEKFEEYYSKLGWKILFSSISSSSEDENTTKLLQHIANEAGFNTDFEYIDRVEFSDDGIFKDGENFEFWFKLIPWEDIAIDESELALMLTEIVKEKKAIIFNPAYTLIFQSKAFMKILWDLFPNHPLLLETSFEPLENKKQVEKRCFGREGANTKIINSDGSIDIETDGEYEGHKAIYQEFVELPKDEEGNYYQAGVFFAYEAAGLGFRRGGKILNNMSKFVGHIIK; this is encoded by the coding sequence ATGAAATTACAAAAACTACAACCTTTAACAACTGATTATTTAGAATCAATTGGATTTGTATGGCATACTGATACTGATAACAGTTCATATATTGCCGATGAAATTGTAGAGATTACAGAAGAAGAAGCAGGTGCATATTATGAGGCTTGTAATGAGCTTTATGATATGTTTTGTGAAGCAGGAGAATATGTAATAGAGAATAATCTATTCCATGAATTAAATATTCCTTTTAACTTAGTTGAAGTAATTAAAGAATCATGGGAAAATGATGTTCATTGGCATCTATATTCAAGATTTGATCTTGCAGGTGGTATTGATGGGAAACCAATTAAACTAATTGAGTTTAATGCTGATACTCCAACTTCACTTTTTGAAACTGCAATTATTCAGTGGGCTTTATTAAAAGCAAATAATCTTGATGAAGCAAGCCAATTCAATAATTTGTATGATGCTTTAAGAGATAACTTTAAAAGAATAATTACTCTTGATAATGATGTAGAAAAATTTGAAGAGTATTATTCAAAACTTGGTTGGAAAATTTTATTCTCATCTATTTCTAGTTCAAGTGAAGATGAGAATACTACTAAATTGTTACAACATATTGCAAATGAAGCTGGTTTTAATACTGACTTTGAATATATTGATAGAGTTGAATTTAGTGATGATGGTATCTTTAAAGATGGTGAAAACTTTGAGTTTTGGTTTAAACTTATTCCGTGGGAAGATATTGCAATTGATGAAAGTGAGTTAGCTTTAATGCTAACAGAAATTGTTAAAGAGAAAAAAGCAATTATTTTTAATCCAGCTTATACTTTAATCTTTCAATCAAAAGCTTTTATGAAGATATTATGGGATTTATTCCCAAATCATCCTTTATTACTAGAAACGTCTTTTGAACCTTTAGAAAATAAAAAACAGGTTGAAAAAAGATGTTTTGGAAGAGAAGGTGCAAATACAAAAATTATAAATAGTGATGGTTCTATTGATATTGAAACTGATGGAGAATATGAAGGACATAAAGCTATTTATCAAGAGTTTGTAGAACTTCCAAAAGATGAAGAAGGAAACTACTATCAAGCAGGAGTATTCTTTGCTTATGAAGCTGCTGGGCTTGGTTTTAGAAGAGGTGGAAAAATTTTAAATAATATGTCAAAATTTGTAGGTCATATTATCAAATAA
- a CDS encoding UPF0323 family lipoprotein produces MEKRKNHIKKLSNYALVGGLGAFLVTGLTGCFDSGSNNNEQQGQNDAFTNASQKQGAFVIIEESVDGKYAIADEFPASKTTIVLRKPDGSEKILSQEEIDKLVKEEAAKIDAGTSALTNPDQSQLTNGGMGLGGVLLSSIAGAMIGSWIGNKLFNNQNYQNQRKAQYKSPQTYSRSQSSFNNTSKTTSNSTKKSGFFGNKSSTTSGTKSSFSSTKSYGG; encoded by the coding sequence TTGGAAAAGAGAAAAAATCATATTAAAAAACTATCTAATTATGCACTTGTTGGAGGTTTAGGAGCTTTCTTAGTAACAGGACTTACAGGATGTTTTGATTCAGGTTCTAATAACAATGAACAGCAAGGTCAAAATGATGCTTTTACAAATGCTTCTCAAAAACAAGGTGCTTTTGTTATTATTGAAGAATCTGTAGATGGTAAATATGCAATTGCTGATGAATTTCCAGCTTCAAAAACTACAATTGTTTTAAGAAAACCTGATGGAAGTGAAAAAATACTTTCTCAAGAAGAAATTGATAAATTAGTAAAAGAAGAAGCTGCAAAAATTGATGCAGGAACTTCAGCTTTAACAAACCCAGATCAATCACAATTAACAAATGGAGGTATGGGACTTGGTGGAGTTTTATTATCTTCAATTGCAGGTGCAATGATTGGTTCATGGATTGGAAATAAACTATTTAACAATCAAAACTATCAAAATCAAAGAAAAGCACAATATAAGTCTCCACAAACATATAGTAGATCACAAAGTTCTTTTAATAATACTTCAAAAACAACTTCAAATTCTACTAAAAAAAGTGGATTTTTTGGAAATAAATCTTCAACAACTAGTGGAACAAAAAGTTCATTTAGTTCAACAAAATCTTATGGTGGATAA
- the gdhA gene encoding NADP-specific glutamate dehydrogenase: protein MPYVKEVFNYLKRTSPSQCEFYQAAEEVLESLRPLMQKHPEYRHHKIIERIVEPERQIFFRVNWVDDNGEIQVNKGFRVEFNSALGPYKGGIRFHPSVNAGVIKFLGFEQIFKNALTGLQIGGGKGGSDFDPKGKSNNEIMRFCQAFMTELYRHIGPNTDVPAGDIGVGAREIGYMFGMYKKLVNRYEGVFTGKSINWGGSLGRTQATGYGAVYFAKYMLDARGKSLEGKKCVVSGSGNVAIYTIEKLYHLGALPITCSDSKGMIIDEDGIDLELLKELKEVRRERLTEYAKQKPNAKYIPIEEYEEGTNGVYSVPCFAAFPSATQNELNLKDAKNLLANGCECVSEGANMPSTPEAVDLFVEEKIAYGPGKAANAGGVATSQLEMAQNASMVKWTFEEVDAKLSQIMKDIFDTATEAASEFGEPTNLVLGANIAGFKKVADAMIEQGLV, encoded by the coding sequence GTGCCATACGTAAAAGAAGTATTTAACTATTTAAAAAGAACAAGTCCCTCTCAATGTGAGTTTTATCAAGCAGCAGAAGAAGTTTTAGAATCACTTAGACCTTTAATGCAAAAACATCCTGAATATAGACATCATAAAATCATAGAAAGAATTGTTGAACCAGAAAGACAAATCTTTTTTAGAGTAAACTGGGTTGATGATAATGGTGAAATTCAGGTAAATAAAGGATTTAGAGTTGAATTTAATTCTGCATTAGGACCATATAAAGGTGGAATAAGATTTCACCCTAGCGTAAATGCAGGTGTAATTAAGTTTTTAGGATTTGAACAAATTTTTAAAAATGCTCTTACAGGATTACAAATTGGTGGAGGAAAGGGTGGAAGTGATTTTGACCCTAAAGGAAAATCTAATAATGAAATTATGAGATTTTGTCAAGCTTTTATGACTGAATTATATAGACATATTGGTCCAAATACAGATGTTCCAGCTGGTGACATTGGAGTTGGAGCTAGAGAAATTGGTTATATGTTTGGTATGTATAAAAAATTAGTAAATAGATATGAAGGTGTATTTACTGGTAAATCAATAAATTGGGGTGGTTCTTTAGGAAGAACACAAGCAACAGGTTATGGTGCTGTTTATTTCGCAAAATATATGCTTGATGCAAGAGGAAAAAGTTTAGAAGGTAAAAAATGTGTAGTTTCTGGAAGTGGAAATGTTGCTATTTATACAATTGAAAAACTTTATCATTTAGGAGCTTTACCTATTACATGTAGTGATTCAAAAGGAATGATTATTGATGAAGATGGTATTGACTTAGAATTATTAAAAGAGTTAAAAGAAGTAAGAAGAGAAAGACTTACTGAATATGCTAAGCAAAAGCCAAATGCAAAATATATTCCAATAGAAGAGTATGAAGAAGGAACAAATGGTGTTTATTCTGTTCCTTGTTTTGCTGCATTTCCTAGTGCAACTCAAAATGAATTAAATTTAAAAGATGCAAAAAATCTTTTAGCAAATGGATGTGAATGTGTTAGTGAAGGTGCAAATATGCCTTCAACTCCAGAAGCAGTTGATTTATTTGTAGAAGAAAAAATTGCATATGGACCAGGAAAAGCTGCAAATGCAGGTGGAGTTGCAACAAGTCAATTAGAAATGGCTCAAAATGCATCAATGGTTAAATGGACTTTTGAAGAAGTTGATGCTAAACTATCACAAATAATGAAAGATATTTTTGATACAGCAACTGAAGCTGCATCAGAATTTGGAGAACCTACAAACTTAGTACTTGGAGCAAATATTGCAGGCTTTAAAAAAGTAGCTGATGCAATGATTGAACAAGGTTTAGTGTAG
- a CDS encoding universal stress protein, translating to METFKNIVVGLDISKNSTFVLQRAFLLAKENNSKVTIVHAIDNSWFSDLFSNFDELKDHATKSIESQISQVDTKEVEYSVLVEKETASTFVVDTAKSLKAYLIIIGANEKDNNEVAVLGSTAHKIAQNGKLPMIIVKNPCNDNYKNIVAFSDLSEVSFKSLVFAKEFFKQEDIKTVYAYKQMGEIALRYYNEDKNKDKIQLGIKQKESAKFEKFVEEFKITNAELIESNIGVNSALTNYVASNGNDLVVLGSTGVSNPNTFFFGSTTSFLMENLKSDLLIYIPKK from the coding sequence ATGGAAACATTTAAAAATATTGTTGTTGGTTTAGATATATCTAAAAATAGTACTTTTGTTTTACAAAGAGCATTTTTATTAGCAAAAGAGAATAATTCTAAAGTTACAATAGTTCATGCTATTGATAATAGTTGGTTTAGTGATTTATTTTCAAACTTTGATGAGCTAAAAGATCATGCTACTAAAAGTATTGAAAGCCAAATATCTCAGGTTGATACAAAAGAAGTAGAGTATTCTGTTTTAGTAGAAAAAGAGACTGCTTCAACTTTTGTTGTTGATACTGCAAAGAGCTTAAAAGCTTATTTAATTATTATTGGAGCAAATGAAAAAGATAATAATGAAGTGGCAGTATTAGGTTCAACAGCACATAAAATAGCTCAAAATGGTAAACTTCCTATGATTATTGTAAAAAACCCTTGCAATGATAACTATAAAAATATTGTAGCTTTTAGTGATTTATCAGAAGTTTCATTTAAAAGTTTAGTTTTTGCAAAAGAGTTTTTTAAACAAGAAGATATAAAAACTGTTTATGCTTATAAGCAAATGGGTGAAATTGCTCTTAGATATTATAATGAAGATAAAAACAAAGATAAAATCCAATTAGGAATTAAACAAAAAGAGAGTGCAAAATTTGAAAAATTTGTTGAAGAATTTAAAATTACAAATGCAGAACTTATTGAGAGTAATATAGGTGTAAATAGTGCTCTTACTAATTATGTAGCTTCAAATGGCAATGATTTAGTTGTTTTAGGTTCAACGGGAGTTAGTAATCCAAATACTTTCTTTTTTGGGTCAACAACTTCATTTCTAATGGAAAATCTAAAGAGTGATTTATTAATTTATATACCTAAAAAATAG
- a CDS encoding PhzF family phenazine biosynthesis protein — protein sequence MQLKIYQVDAFTDKLFKGNSAAVIIHEEWLDEKLMQEIAIENNLSETAFAKKCEDLTYEIRWFSPITEIDFCGHATLATAFILFQNFGLKEVTFKAEAVGNLKVKQVENDFIEMSFPNRKPQKVETIPEELKKGLSLEPIEVFVNQQTYFVVYPKEEDIYNIEVNLDEIKKLKPLDVTVTAVSKEYDFVSRYFWPANGGVEDPVTGSMHTGVAPLWAEKLNKNELLAYQASQRGGILKCIVKEDEVVILGKAVLYLEGTINI from the coding sequence ATGCAATTAAAAATATATCAAGTAGATGCTTTTACAGATAAGTTATTTAAAGGAAATTCAGCAGCTGTGATTATTCATGAAGAGTGGTTAGATGAAAAACTTATGCAAGAGATTGCAATAGAGAATAATCTTTCAGAAACAGCTTTTGCAAAAAAATGTGAAGATTTAACTTATGAGATTAGATGGTTTTCTCCCATAACAGAAATTGACTTTTGTGGTCATGCTACTTTAGCTACTGCTTTTATACTATTTCAAAACTTTGGACTAAAAGAAGTTACCTTTAAAGCAGAAGCGGTAGGAAATTTAAAAGTAAAACAAGTAGAAAATGATTTTATAGAGATGAGTTTTCCAAATAGAAAACCTCAAAAAGTTGAGACTATTCCTGAAGAGTTAAAAAAAGGACTCTCTCTTGAGCCAATAGAAGTTTTTGTAAATCAGCAAACATACTTTGTAGTTTATCCAAAAGAAGAGGATATTTATAATATCGAAGTTAATTTGGATGAAATTAAAAAATTAAAACCTTTAGATGTAACAGTAACTGCTGTATCAAAAGAGTATGACTTTGTTTCAAGATATTTTTGGCCTGCAAATGGAGGAGTAGAAGATCCTGTAACTGGTTCTATGCATACAGGGGTAGCTCCTTTATGGGCAGAAAAATTAAATAAAAATGAACTATTAGCATATCAAGCTTCACAAAGAGGTGGTATTTTAAAATGTATAGTAAAAGAAGATGAAGTAGTTATCTTAGGAAAAGCTGTTTTATATCTTGAAGGAACTATAAATATTTAA
- a CDS encoding tyrosine-type recombinase/integrase has protein sequence MAQRIKSKKYPGVYYRELSNGDKSYDITYKVDNKKVWLKIGLHSEGIREAYCHQKRNEIVTKQRLGEELPHIASKKTSKTLLELAKEFYDYKELYNKQNKKTRSRVENRLNGHFIGTKAVKTITKADMENFQVEIQKDLMPATVNFIIQQVGGIFIWAIENEILDKNPCKGIKKLKVNNSRLRYLEIDEIKILTQTLKNDKIAYYFVMLSLATGGRLQTICHIKPSDIKENGTIKLYDFKNNSEYYGFLNEELKKEVEQFISELNIKKDDYLFKTTKNQNYTNQYYYRKLQPIFDILFNPEGTEPLNKVTIHTLRHTFASQLAINETPILTIKKLMNHNDINATMRYAKLSKSSGEKHVDAFINNIL, from the coding sequence ATGGCACAAAGAATAAAATCTAAAAAGTATCCTGGTGTTTATTATAGAGAGCTAAGTAATGGTGATAAGTCGTATGATATAACTTATAAAGTTGATAATAAAAAAGTTTGGCTAAAAATAGGCTTACATAGTGAGGGTATAAGAGAAGCATACTGTCATCAAAAAAGAAATGAAATAGTAACTAAGCAAAGATTAGGAGAAGAACTACCTCATATAGCATCAAAAAAGACTTCTAAGACACTATTAGAACTTGCAAAAGAGTTTTATGATTATAAAGAGCTTTATAACAAACAAAATAAAAAAACCAGATCAAGAGTAGAAAATAGACTAAATGGACACTTTATTGGCACTAAAGCTGTTAAAACAATAACAAAAGCTGATATGGAAAACTTTCAAGTAGAAATACAAAAAGATCTTATGCCTGCAACAGTTAATTTTATAATACAACAAGTAGGTGGAATATTTATTTGGGCGATAGAAAATGAAATACTTGATAAAAACCCTTGTAAAGGAATAAAAAAACTAAAAGTAAATAACTCAAGACTTAGATACCTTGAAATAGATGAAATAAAAATACTTACACAAACTCTTAAAAATGATAAGATAGCATACTACTTTGTAATGCTAAGTTTAGCTACAGGAGGAAGACTACAAACGATATGCCATATAAAACCATCTGACATAAAAGAAAATGGAACAATAAAACTATATGATTTTAAAAACAATAGTGAGTACTATGGATTTTTAAATGAAGAACTTAAAAAAGAAGTAGAGCAGTTTATATCTGAATTAAACATAAAAAAAGATGACTATCTATTTAAAACTACAAAAAATCAAAACTATACAAATCAATACTACTATAGAAAACTACAACCTATCTTTGATATTCTTTTTAATCCAGAGGGAACAGAACCCTTAAATAAAGTAACTATTCATACACTAAGGCACACATTTGCAAGTCAACTAGCTATAAATGAAACACCAATACTTACAATTAAAAAACTTATGAATCATAATGATATAAATGCAACGATGAGATATGCAAAGTTAAGTAAGAGTAGTGGAGAGAAGCATGTGGATGCTTTTATTAATAATATACTATAA
- a CDS encoding HsdM family class I SAM-dependent methyltransferase yields MTMQVKSKLFQNKTLGDYYWAYSDILRDIGINESTYDQRILAFMALKLLIDNKKLKFNFEYDNKFGLTTALYNKYKKDNTKSTFLNIVQNIESFGQNLNYFKQESKYNPDISTNILTYLNHFKTFELERYIQELPNDYLENVLDIYTCRANFKDYPKELYKDLYETTISRMKKLSGDLTGQHFTQKSIIHLMCEASSIDVRTREKIAIYDPTCGTASMLIESAHYFYNKNKKQDIEVYGQELHGQTWLLAKIFLEISSIDGKKQGIKNTIAYGNTLTNPAFAKGIDNHKSFDFIIANPPFGVDWKHNYEDIFNNMKKDSESDFFVIKDKNKIITPKKSDGQFLFMQHILKLMQSEKGKGKKAQAAIISSSTLISTGSETSSEAKIRKAIFNTGFVNAILEQPNAMFTNTDISSHIWFLDSDKSDSIKIVKADTKEDELFSGHPMPKDKMKHSYSEKNIKDIIKYIQRKKDYEHISKTIKSKDRYEINISNEIGFKDDSEDVSFDELTNELNMLMKQMCDEFQNNPLFGIK; encoded by the coding sequence ATGACAATGCAAGTAAAATCAAAATTATTTCAAAATAAAACTTTAGGTGATTATTATTGGGCTTATTCTGATATTCTTAGAGATATAGGTATTAATGAATCAACTTATGACCAAAGAATTTTGGCTTTTATGGCTTTAAAACTTTTGATTGATAATAAAAAATTAAAATTTAATTTCGAATATGATAACAAATTTGGTTTAACAACTGCACTTTATAATAAATATAAAAAAGATAATACAAAGTCTACATTTTTAAATATAGTTCAAAATATTGAAAGCTTTGGACAAAATCTAAATTATTTTAAACAAGAAAGCAAATATAATCCAGATATTTCTACAAATATATTAACTTATTTAAATCATTTTAAAACATTTGAGCTTGAAAGATATATTCAAGAACTACCAAATGACTATCTTGAAAATGTATTAGATATTTATACATGCAGGGCTAATTTTAAAGATTATCCAAAAGAGTTATATAAAGACTTATATGAAACTACAATATCTAGAATGAAAAAACTAAGTGGTGATTTAACAGGTCAACATTTTACACAAAAATCAATTATTCATTTGATGTGTGAAGCATCATCAATAGATGTTCGTACGAGAGAAAAAATTGCGATATATGATCCAACATGCGGGACTGCAAGTATGTTGATTGAATCAGCCCATTATTTTTATAACAAAAATAAAAAGCAAGATATAGAAGTATATGGACAAGAACTTCACGGACAAACATGGCTATTAGCAAAAATATTTCTAGAAATTAGTTCTATTGATGGTAAAAAACAAGGAATTAAAAATACTATTGCTTATGGAAATACTTTAACTAATCCTGCCTTTGCAAAAGGAATTGACAATCATAAAAGTTTCGATTTCATCATAGCTAATCCGCCATTTGGTGTAGACTGGAAACATAACTATGAAGATATATTTAATAATATGAAAAAAGATTCTGAAAGTGATTTTTTTGTAATAAAAGATAAAAATAAAATTATAACTCCTAAAAAATCAGATGGACAATTTTTATTTATGCAACATATACTTAAACTTATGCAATCTGAAAAAGGCAAAGGTAAAAAAGCTCAAGCAGCTATTATAAGTTCATCTACACTTATAAGTACAGGGAGTGAAACAAGTAGTGAAGCAAAGATAAGAAAAGCAATATTTAATACTGGTTTTGTAAATGCTATTTTAGAACAACCTAATGCAATGTTTACAAATACAGATATTAGCTCTCATATTTGGTTCCTAGATAGTGACAAAAGTGATTCTATAAAGATAGTAAAAGCAGATACAAAAGAAGATGAACTTTTTAGTGGACATCCTATGCCAAAAGATAAGATGAAACATAGCTATAGTGAAAAAAATATTAAAGATATCATAAAATATATTCAAAGAAAAAAAGATTATGAACATATTTCAAAAACTATAAAATCTAAAGACAGATATGAGATAAATATATCAAATGAAATAGGCTTCAAAGATGATAGTGAAGATGTAAGTTTTGATGAACTTACAAATGAGTTAAATATGCTTATGAAACAGATGTGTGATGAGTTTCAAAATAATCCACTATTTGGGATAAAGTAG
- a CDS encoding restriction endonuclease subunit S: protein MNYGFKKLEAMAEGSGGQVELSMDKIKPLVIPVPKDYNEKCKSIDIQKAIVEFLEFWKINYTDVFRQTVTHQKPILEKIKKALIPATFRHDKTIVKSFNEFTKSNNYKIKLEEVTFKKIDFFNIKKNDLLSPKKLEKNQDLILQNSSNNGYPVYSGAIEQLCKVDESKYPNKIFVPNYQNPDISFANNGDGSAGRNFFVHTDKYFVNQERTVISFKNDNDFYSLYILNQIINMRDKYSMNRENRPTPKDLPKFGIEITLPSHNTLSSFDIQKILVEFWEMILNNMDERFTKFDNIERLTDKVDEAFLYRTFSKIEWR from the coding sequence GTGAATTATGGTTTTAAAAAGCTTGAGGCTATGGCTGAAGGTTCTGGTGGACAAGTAGAGTTAAGTATGGATAAGATTAAGCCTTTAGTGATTCCAGTTCCAAAAGACTATAATGAAAAATGTAAATCAATAGATATTCAAAAAGCTATCGTTGAATTTTTAGAGTTTTGGAAAATAAACTATACAGATGTTTTTAGACAAACCGTTACACACCAAAAACCAATATTAGAAAAAATAAAAAAAGCTTTAATTCCTGCAACTTTTAGACATGACAAAACTATTGTAAAAAGTTTTAATGAGTTTACAAAATCAAATAATTATAAAATAAAACTTGAAGAAGTTACGTTCAAAAAAATAGATTTTTTTAATATTAAAAAAAATGATTTACTATCTCCTAAAAAACTAGAGAAAAATCAAGATTTAATCTTACAAAACTCTTCAAATAATGGTTACCCAGTCTATTCTGGTGCTATAGAACAATTGTGTAAAGTTGATGAATCAAAGTATCCAAATAAAATATTTGTACCAAATTATCAAAATCCAGATATTTCCTTTGCAAATAACGGTGATGGCTCTGCAGGTAGAAACTTTTTTGTACATACAGATAAATACTTTGTTAATCAAGAGAGAACAGTTATATCATTTAAAAATGATAATGACTTTTATAGTTTATATATTTTAAATCAAATCATTAACATGAGAGATAAATATAGTATGAATCGTGAAAATCGACCAACACCAAAAGATTTACCAAAATTTGGTATAGAAATAACTCTTCCATCTCACAATACACTTTCTTCGTTTGATATACAAAAAATATTAGTTGAATTTTGGGAAATGATTTTAAATAATATGGATGAAAGATTTACAAAATTTGATAATATAGAAAGATTGACAGATAAAGTTGATGAAGCTTTTTTATATAGAACTTTTAGCAAAATAGAATGGAGATAA
- a CDS encoding AAA family ATPase codes for MAKEEIYSQIDKFNINIVNSKETKNNKYYYINSDEALIKSQFINEIQNDTVIKEKLDSIETVMDLCFGSGNLTSHILLENQIEYQNIILNDYFLDECNQELENLLENCELNQCNFFNSDCFEENSVDLLIFNPTHGGKPTKKDFINKENKDFDALNKTLSKILKPNSLVIFRGWKEDFQELIFSEFKYKKIYLDGSQSLYVCYDIEAEEKVCYEYTNNEFIENENCEIEKSSNEEDLDIGELMEELEENKTENDFNGVLKTESTNVNKIQLDNTKIKKRKFSDEVKGNLNFPYKNILFKGVPGTGKSRAINEIIRNKLELAKNDKNVLRINIHSASSNSDLMQGIGISTTNNGNIKYSEKQGLILDIIKRATFNPNQPFVLILEEIQENSLNELIGDLIYLIEDDKRAKLIADNLEYETYEELVDKLVKKDDTLDYVEIPYLVNDSTDYKKMIMPNNLYIFCTSNYRDDKKVIEDNLLRRFEVIEIYPKETIVNDYAKDFFDKLNKSINTIMEKQGEIHPDRFLIGHAIWKDVKDKEAFYKAFSKLIIEFKDIREIEFDIFKSIVEDLPFPADLSINVENSYYEMIKDIQSKIKYEFID; via the coding sequence ATGGCAAAAGAAGAAATATATAGCCAAATAGACAAATTCAATATTAATATAGTAAATTCAAAAGAAACTAAAAACAATAAATATTACTATATTAATTCAGATGAAGCATTGATAAAATCACAATTTATAAATGAAATACAAAATGATACAGTTATTAAAGAAAAATTAGATTCTATAGAAACTGTGATGGATTTATGTTTTGGTAGTGGGAATTTAACTTCACATATATTGCTAGAAAATCAAATAGAATATCAAAATATTATTTTAAATGATTACTTTTTAGATGAATGTAATCAGGAATTAGAAAATTTATTAGAAAATTGTGAATTGAACCAATGTAATTTTTTTAATTCTGATTGTTTTGAAGAAAATAGTGTTGATTTGCTTATTTTTAATCCTACTCATGGCGGTAAACCAACAAAAAAAGACTTTATTAATAAAGAAAATAAAGATTTTGATGCTTTAAATAAAACATTATCTAAAATATTAAAGCCTAATTCACTTGTTATTTTTAGAGGTTGGAAAGAAGATTTTCAAGAATTGATATTCTCTGAATTTAAATATAAAAAAATATATTTAGATGGAAGTCAGTCTTTATATGTTTGCTACGACATAGAGGCTGAAGAGAAAGTTTGCTATGAATATACAAATAATGAATTTATAGAAAATGAAAATTGTGAAATAGAAAAAAGTTCTAATGAAGAAGATTTAGATATTGGAGAACTTATGGAAGAACTAGAAGAAAATAAAACAGAAAATGATTTTAATGGTGTTCTTAAAACTGAATCGACGAATGTGAATAAAATTCAATTAGACAATACAAAAATAAAAAAAAGAAAATTTTCAGATGAAGTAAAAGGTAATTTAAATTTTCCGTATAAAAACATTCTTTTCAAAGGTGTTCCAGGTACAGGGAAAAGTAGAGCTATAAATGAGATTATCAGAAACAAATTAGAACTAGCAAAAAATGATAAAAATGTATTGAGAATTAATATTCACTCTGCATCTTCAAATAGTGATCTAATGCAAGGTATAGGAATATCTACAACTAATAATGGAAATATAAAATATAGTGAAAAACAAGGTCTTATTCTAGATATCATTAAAAGAGCTACATTCAATCCAAATCAACCTTTTGTTTTAATACTTGAAGAGATACAAGAAAATAGTCTAAATGAGCTTATTGGTGATTTAATTTATTTAATTGAAGATGATAAAAGAGCAAAATTAATTGCAGACAATCTAGAATATGAAACTTATGAAGAACTTGTAGATAAATTAGTAAAAAAAGATGATACTTTAGATTATGTTGAAATACCTTATCTTGTAAATGATAGCACAGATTATAAGAAAATGATAATGCCAAATAATTTATATATTTTCTGTACATCAAATTATAGAGATGATAAAAAGGTCATAGAAGATAATTTATTAAGAAGATTTGAAGTTATTGAAATTTATCCAAAGGAAACTATTGTTAATGATTATGCAAAAGATTTTTTTGATAAATTAAATAAATCAATTAATACTATTATGGAAAAACAAGGAGAAATTCATCCTGATAGATTTTTAATAGGTCATGCTATTTGGAAAGATGTTAAAGATAAAGAAGCATTTTATAAAGCATTTTCTAAATTGATAATAGAGTTTAAGGACATAAGAGAAATAGAATTTGACATTTTTAAATCTATCGTTGAAGATTTGCCTTTTCCAGCTGATCTAAGTATTAATGTTGAAAATAGTTACTATGAAATGATTAAAGATATACAATCGAAAATCAAATATGAATTCATCGATTAA